From a single Metopolophium dirhodum isolate CAU chromosome 6, ASM1992520v1, whole genome shotgun sequence genomic region:
- the LOC132947178 gene encoding tigger transposable element-derived protein 4-like has protein sequence MQIYNLYVLFIVIRVWFKMTSASTSSSSAGVKRKALSIDDKLRIIKLYDEKIGVFNKQQIADQLRLPSSSLRTILKNRKEIEKNAFSGSTKRQKVRNGKNEQLENILLEWFRQARTLNLAVNGPVLTEKANEIAKRLNITDFGGSNGWLDRFRKRHGIVYRKICGEADAVDDNSIKSWKETILPNLEIPKINVLDAIHYVSIAWDEIKPEMTTN, from the coding sequence ATGcagatttataatttgtatgttttgtttattgttattcgtGTGTGGTTTAAAATGACGAGTGCGTCTACGTCATCTAGTAGTGCCGGAGTGAAAAGGAAAGCTTTGTCTATTGACGATAAATTGAGAATTATTAAACTGTATGATGAAAAAATTGGTGTATTCAATAAACAACAAATTGCCGACCAATTAAGATTGCCCTCCTCTTCGTTGCGGACCATATTGAAGAACCggaaagaaattgaaaaaaacgcTTTTTCAGGCAGTACGAAACGTCAAAAGGTTAGAAATGGTAAAAATGAgcagttggaaaatattttgttggagTGGTTTCGACAAGCTCGCACATTAAATTTGGCTGTAAATGGTCCCGTTTTGACAGAAAAAGCAAATGAGATCGCAAAAAGGTTGAACATAACGGACTTTGGTGGATCTAATGGTTGGCTTGATCGTTTTAGAAAAAGGCACGGTATTGTCTATCGTAAAATTTGTGGGGAAGCCGATGCTGTAGATGACAACAGTATTAAATCGTGGAAAGAGACAATTCTACCAAATTTAGAAATCCCCAAAATCAATGTTTTAGATGCTATTCATTATGTTTCAATTGCGTGGGATGAGATAAAACCAGAAATGACGACCAATTAA